From Micromonospora rhizosphaerae, the proteins below share one genomic window:
- a CDS encoding GNAT family N-acetyltransferase — MRYLRTGGPVGIRRPRPADEAEFVAAARRSRDLHHPWLSAPDDPERYAAYLRKVRARGSSGYLFCDLVTGEIAGYATITGIVMGALRGGYLGYAAFLPYSGTGHASAGIRLVIDHAFTALGLHRLEANIQPGNEPSKRVARKLGFRLEGFSPDYLFIDGAWRDHERWAITAPARPDR, encoded by the coding sequence GTGAGATACCTGCGTACCGGCGGCCCGGTCGGCATCCGCCGTCCCCGCCCCGCCGACGAGGCCGAATTCGTCGCCGCCGCCCGGCGCAGCCGAGACCTGCACCACCCCTGGCTCTCCGCGCCGGACGACCCGGAGAGGTATGCCGCGTACCTGCGCAAGGTGCGGGCGCGGGGCAGCTCCGGCTACCTCTTCTGCGACCTCGTCACCGGGGAGATCGCCGGGTACGCCACCATCACCGGCATCGTCATGGGCGCGCTGCGCGGCGGTTATCTCGGTTATGCCGCCTTCCTGCCGTACAGCGGCACCGGGCACGCCTCGGCCGGCATCCGCCTGGTGATCGACCACGCCTTCACCGCGTTGGGGCTGCATCGGCTGGAGGCCAACATCCAGCCCGGCAATGAACCGTCGAAGCGGGTGGCGCGCAAGCTCGGCTTCCGGCTGGAGGGCTTCTCGCCGGACTACCTCTTCATCGACGGGGCGTGGCGCGACCACGAGCGGTGGGCGATCACCGCGCCGGCCCGCCCGGACCGCTGA
- a CDS encoding glycosyltransferase family 2 protein translates to MTAPDVSVVVPVYNTMPYLRTCLSSLLEQTIGTDRMEIVAVDDGSTDGSGRLLDRLAARHPGIKVVHQANSGGPAAPCNRGLELATGRYVFFLGSDDHLGPEALERLVAAADRYGSDVVLGKVVGVNGRHVFSDVFAAGNAVDVDLFDSALPWSLANTKLFRRELVDRYELRFPEDMPVLSDQPFTLAACYRARRISVLADYDYYHAVRRLNARNITYHSRIEQRLISVDRLFAFVAELIPAGPRRDAVLRRHVGLELANLVGDDFRRLDRPAQERVHEVVRRLVERHVTDNLRGQLDIEARLRLGAVTAGGVDALLAVIEQDAERGVPPTVVEGGRWHAGYPGARAGGWADVTDVRADWLAKLDTVEVRWEDGHTLAVTARSPYPRFAAGAGPVRLLAGQLAGNTLLDATDPTGRTVRTDFPVERLLAASAATGQRHPVRAELTGAYGRGSAPVRAPRLLAGRPRLHRRGLRLYGVAATVDPRNGQLVLSVVPVTVGQLVSRLRRRWRRTGPAVAPAVPTATPAAQPAGPSAPPAPQPARPAISSSHAPGSLAVATPGNHAEPGRADDLPIGQLTTTSSSAGR, encoded by the coding sequence ATGACCGCGCCCGACGTCAGCGTCGTCGTCCCCGTCTACAACACGATGCCGTACCTGCGGACCTGCCTGTCCTCGCTGCTCGAGCAGACCATCGGCACGGACCGGATGGAGATCGTCGCGGTGGACGACGGCTCCACCGACGGCAGCGGCCGGCTGCTCGACCGGCTCGCCGCCCGCCACCCCGGCATCAAGGTGGTGCACCAGGCCAACTCCGGCGGCCCGGCCGCGCCCTGCAACCGCGGCCTGGAGCTGGCCACCGGGCGGTACGTCTTCTTCCTCGGCTCCGACGACCACCTCGGCCCGGAGGCCCTGGAACGTCTGGTCGCCGCCGCCGACCGGTACGGCTCGGACGTGGTGCTCGGCAAGGTGGTCGGGGTCAACGGCCGGCACGTGTTCTCCGACGTCTTCGCCGCCGGGAACGCCGTCGACGTGGACCTCTTCGACTCCGCGCTGCCCTGGTCGCTGGCGAACACCAAGCTCTTCCGCCGGGAGCTCGTCGACCGGTACGAGCTGCGCTTCCCGGAGGACATGCCGGTCCTCAGCGACCAGCCCTTCACCCTGGCGGCCTGCTACCGGGCGCGGCGGATCTCGGTGCTCGCCGACTACGACTACTACCACGCGGTACGCCGGCTGAACGCCCGCAACATCACGTACCACAGCCGGATCGAGCAGCGGCTGATCAGCGTGGATCGGCTCTTCGCGTTCGTCGCCGAGCTGATCCCGGCCGGCCCGCGCCGCGACGCGGTGCTGCGCCGGCACGTCGGCCTGGAGCTGGCCAACCTGGTCGGCGACGACTTCCGCCGGCTGGACCGGCCGGCCCAGGAACGAGTGCACGAGGTGGTCCGCCGGCTGGTCGAGCGGCACGTCACCGACAACCTGCGCGGCCAGCTCGACATCGAGGCGCGGCTGCGGCTGGGCGCGGTGACGGCGGGCGGCGTGGACGCCCTCCTCGCGGTGATCGAGCAGGACGCCGAGCGGGGCGTCCCGCCGACGGTGGTCGAGGGCGGCCGGTGGCACGCCGGCTACCCGGGCGCGCGGGCCGGCGGCTGGGCCGACGTCACCGACGTACGGGCGGACTGGCTGGCCAAGCTCGACACCGTCGAGGTGCGCTGGGAGGACGGGCACACCCTCGCGGTCACCGCGCGCAGCCCGTACCCCCGCTTCGCGGCGGGGGCCGGTCCGGTCCGGCTGCTCGCCGGGCAGCTGGCGGGCAACACCCTGCTGGACGCCACCGACCCGACCGGCCGGACCGTCCGCACTGACTTCCCGGTGGAGCGGCTGCTGGCCGCCAGCGCGGCGACCGGACAACGTCACCCGGTCCGCGCCGAGCTGACCGGCGCGTACGGCAGGGGCAGCGCACCGGTCCGCGCGCCGCGGCTGCTCGCCGGGCGACCGCGGCTGCACCGGCGCGGCCTGCGCCTCTACGGCGTCGCCGCGACCGTCGACCCGCGCAACGGGCAGCTCGTCCTCTCGGTGGTCCCGGTGACCGTCGGGCAGCTGGTCAGCCGGCTGCGCCGCCGCTGGCGGCGGACCGGTCCGGCCGTTGCACCGGCCGTACCCACCGCGACGCCGGCCGCCCAGCCCGCCGGACCCTCGGCGCCCCCGGCGCCCCAGCCGGCCCGGCCCGCCATCTCGTCGAGCCACGCACCTGGTTCCTTGGCGGTCGCCACTCCAGGCAACCACGCCGAGCCGGGCCGGGCGGACGACCTGCCGATCGGCCAGCTCACCACCACGAGTTCATCCGCCGGACGGTAA
- a CDS encoding glycosyltransferase family 4 protein yields the protein MLVDNKVEGDSRVQKIARSAAEAGWDVTLLGRSPHEAESRWQLGAAEVRLLPMPNPLDRRRHEFRRSWLRWPLAYRPGGIAEHRAQWVRAWQADLTVRAALLEQRARAGDLDPARVRRVRRGLRLRSAAARLLGRWVWLRTKMMNRVRSGRKFRNPWDRAYTLFWQAVRGDRAWRRLEPGLWDYELAYGPEIDRLRPDLIHAHDFRMLGVGARAKIRAAAQGRRVALVWDAHEFLPGIKPWRDHARWLPAHRAHEREYAPYADAVVTVSADLAELLRREHRLPEPPAVLLNAPAVEHRPADDAAPPDIRAECGIGADVPLLVYGGAAAPQRGLDTLVDALPRLPGVHVALVVNPALRYVEQLAARAAALGAADRLHVLPYVPHWQVVPFLAGADVGVIPIHRWPNHEIALITKFFEYSHARLPLVVSDVRTMAATVRATGQGEVFRAGDVDDFVRAVTAVLADPARHRAAYDRPGLLAGWTWQAQAQVLERVYRRLLPDAGQPAKPDPSTPGAPTPQPSTPGAPTPDLPTTQGAIR from the coding sequence ATGCTCGTCGACAACAAGGTCGAGGGCGACTCGCGGGTGCAGAAGATCGCCCGGTCGGCCGCCGAGGCGGGCTGGGACGTGACCCTGCTCGGCCGGTCGCCGCACGAGGCGGAGAGCCGGTGGCAGCTCGGCGCCGCCGAGGTCCGGCTGCTGCCGATGCCGAACCCGCTCGACCGGCGCCGGCACGAGTTCCGCCGCTCCTGGCTGCGCTGGCCGCTGGCGTACCGGCCGGGCGGCATCGCCGAGCACCGGGCGCAGTGGGTGCGGGCCTGGCAGGCGGACCTGACCGTCCGCGCCGCGCTGCTGGAGCAGCGAGCCCGCGCCGGCGACCTGGACCCGGCCCGGGTCCGCCGGGTCCGCCGGGGACTGCGGCTGCGTTCCGCCGCGGCCCGGCTGCTCGGCCGCTGGGTGTGGCTGCGCACCAAGATGATGAACCGGGTCCGCAGCGGTCGGAAGTTCCGCAACCCGTGGGACCGGGCGTACACGCTGTTCTGGCAGGCGGTGCGGGGCGACCGGGCCTGGCGGCGGCTGGAGCCGGGGCTGTGGGACTACGAGCTGGCCTACGGCCCGGAGATCGACCGGCTGCGGCCCGACCTGATCCACGCGCACGACTTCCGGATGCTCGGGGTCGGCGCCCGCGCCAAGATCCGCGCCGCCGCGCAGGGGCGCCGAGTGGCGCTGGTCTGGGACGCGCACGAGTTCCTGCCCGGCATCAAGCCGTGGCGCGACCACGCCCGCTGGCTGCCGGCGCACCGCGCGCACGAGCGGGAGTACGCGCCGTACGCCGATGCGGTGGTGACCGTCTCGGCGGACCTGGCCGAGCTGCTGCGCCGGGAGCACCGGCTGCCCGAGCCGCCGGCGGTGCTGCTGAACGCCCCCGCCGTCGAGCACCGCCCGGCCGACGATGCGGCGCCGCCGGACATCCGGGCCGAGTGCGGCATCGGCGCGGACGTGCCGCTGCTGGTGTACGGCGGAGCGGCGGCGCCGCAGCGGGGCCTGGACACCCTGGTCGACGCCCTGCCCCGGCTGCCCGGCGTGCACGTCGCGCTGGTGGTCAACCCGGCGCTGCGGTACGTCGAGCAACTCGCCGCCCGAGCCGCCGCGCTCGGCGCGGCCGACCGGCTGCACGTCCTGCCGTACGTGCCGCACTGGCAGGTGGTCCCCTTCCTGGCCGGCGCCGACGTCGGAGTGATCCCGATCCACCGCTGGCCCAACCACGAGATCGCGCTGATCACCAAGTTCTTCGAGTACTCGCACGCGCGGCTGCCGCTGGTGGTCAGCGACGTGCGGACCATGGCCGCCACCGTTCGGGCGACCGGGCAGGGCGAGGTGTTCCGGGCCGGCGACGTCGACGACTTCGTCCGCGCGGTGACCGCCGTACTGGCCGACCCCGCCCGGCACCGGGCCGCGTACGACCGGCCCGGCCTGCTGGCGGGCTGGACCTGGCAGGCGCAGGCCCAGGTGCTGGAACGGGTGTACCGCCGGCTCCTGCCAGACGCCGGGCAGCCCGCGAAGCCCGACCCCTCGACGCCCGGCGCGCCCACGCCCCAGCCCTCGACGCCCGGCGCGCCCACGCCCGACCTGCCGACCACGCAAGGAGCGATCCGATGA
- the rpsD gene encoding 30S ribosomal protein S4: MAVRTRVRPSPEDVVPLHPAHGYRLRRQRHPIGVRGGPRRAPRGYWLADAEQRHQVRAGYELRERQLARALATAARQPGDPTENLVGQLEQRMDALVHRASFARSIDEARDLIAHNMFTIDGGKANRPSYLVRPGQTIEVRPDRQCRAPVAVAVASYAEGDAPPYLEVRPERFTATLTREPRRQEVPVLRDVPLAVHAAEGSPR, translated from the coding sequence ATGGCGGTCCGGACCAGAGTACGTCCCTCGCCCGAGGACGTCGTCCCGCTCCACCCCGCGCACGGCTACCGGCTGCGGCGGCAACGGCACCCGATCGGGGTGCGCGGCGGGCCACGGCGTGCCCCGCGCGGGTACTGGTTGGCCGACGCCGAGCAGCGGCACCAGGTACGCGCCGGCTACGAGCTGCGGGAGCGGCAACTGGCCCGCGCCCTGGCCACGGCGGCGCGGCAGCCCGGTGACCCGACCGAGAACCTGGTCGGGCAGCTGGAGCAGCGGATGGATGCGCTGGTGCATCGCGCGAGCTTCGCCCGCTCCATCGACGAGGCCCGTGATCTCATCGCCCACAACATGTTCACCATCGACGGCGGCAAGGCGAACCGCCCCTCGTACCTGGTCCGCCCTGGGCAGACCATCGAGGTACGGCCGGACCGGCAGTGCCGCGCCCCGGTCGCCGTCGCGGTGGCCAGCTACGCCGAGGGCGACGCTCCGCCGTACCTGGAGGTCCGGCCGGAGCGGTTCACCGCGACGCTGACCCGGGAGCCGCGGCGGCAGGAGGTGCCCGTGCTGCGGGACGTCCCGCTCGCCGTCCACGCAGCCGAAGGGAGCCCGCGATGA